The genomic segment TCATATTTTTATATTAATCATTTGTGGACTCTTTTTTACTCTTTTCCAGGTTTCTTTTCTTAACCTTAGAATTGTTGAATATTGAATTAAGCTCATTAGCGTTTTCACCGGGACAAACTTTATTTATTTCTTTTAGCAGTAAATCCATCTGTTGTTCTATACTTTCATAAGGACTTATAAAGAAGGCGTTTGCTCTACTTTGAGCAGCGGTTGCTTGTGCTTTAGTTTTTTCTCTTTCAGTTCTATCAGGCATTGCTCCCGCTTTGACCGCTAAATCAGAAGCCGTTTCATAATGTCGCCTAACTTGGAAAAATTTTGCTTTAAGATCAGTTATTGCACCAATTATTTTTGGATTTTTACATACTGCAGCAAACCTTGAAAGTGTCGTAGCATCAGAAAAGTCCCACAAATTGCCATAAGATACCTCACCTTTAAATATTTGTTCATAATTGTCAATACAACGCTTATATGCAAATACTAATTCATAACCAAATGCAATTATTAAGGAACGATATTCCTCTTTTTCTCTTTTTTTAAGATGAAAAATATTTACAAAACTTCCAATTAACGCACCTAAAAAAGTAAAAAATCCTGCCAATATTGTTGCTGTTATAATGCTAATATGTATTCCTTTTTCGGCTGGAATTTCTTTTGAAGAAGTCTGCTCTTTAATCAAAGATTTTTTTACTATCTCTATATTTTTTTCATTAGTTAGAGATTGAGATTCTAATGATTTTTTTATGTTTGTTTGAGCGTTAACATTTAAAGTAATAAGAATAAAAAAGATAAATATTATATATTTTTTCATAAAGTACCGCTCTATGAAATTATTGATATGAATATAATAAATAAAACAATAGACTATTGCAATTGAAAGTTCTTGACAGGGTGTTATCAATGGATTTATAAAAACTTAATATGAAGAAAGAAATCGAGCCAAAGCAGTTTGAAGATGAGACATCTAATATTATCACTTCTACTTTGAGAAACCTTCTCGAGGGAATCACTGGTATACTTACTTCTGAGAGGAAAGACTATATTCTATCGGTTAGTCGTATTTTCCAAAGGATGCGAGGTGGTCAATTTTTATCAATTTTTAAAGAAGAATGGGATAAATTTAAAGAAAAAGGACGGATCAAAGATGACTATCAATTTACAGAGCAACATAAGGTTTGTCTTCAGGAATTATTAGATTTTTTGGATAATGACTCACCAGATGAAATGCATTTTTCAGTACTAAAAAAAATCTTTCTTGTAGCTGCAAGTGAAAAAGTAACCGATCGCAACAGTATACTTCCACAGCAATATATGAAGATTTGCAGAAATCTCTCTTCTGGGGAGATTCTTGTACTTAATGCCTGTTATCAAGTTACTAAAGAGGATTGGTTCAAAAATACTAAACAAATAGATTCGGGAGCTGGATATTGGTTGAAAAAAATTGCTGAGAAATCCAATTTAAAATATAATGAACTTGTGGAAGTCCATGAAAATGAATTAATAAAGAAAAAACTATTAACTGATAGACAATATGGCGATCGAAGCGGGGTTATGCCCAAACCTTATTATAGAATCACAAAGTTAGGTTATGAAATTTGCAAATATATAGAAAGTTACGAAGAAGAAAAATAAAGCTAAAATGATTTTCAATTAAAATGCTTATTATTTTTTTCCCTCCCCCTTTTCAGGCATTTTCCTTGCGGAGAACCACAAAGCGATTTTTAACTCCCCCTTCTGCTTTTTAGGGATTTTACAATTGAGTGAGGAGAAAAGAGGAAGGGTGTTTGAGCGAAGCGAGTTTCCTTCCTCGCCGAACGATTGCAGAAAAACCCCGTTTAAAAAAGCAGGGGGGGCACCCTTCTTTAGTTACCTTTCTTGGGTGAGCAAGAAAGGTAAAAAGGATTGGTTAATCCGTTAAGAAAATCGATGGGGGTGTCTTTCTTTGGTTCGTTTGCTTTCGCAAGCAAGAAATGAACGAGGCCGGTTAGAGAATTTTAGAGCCGAGACGCTATCGCTGGAGCCGAAATATTATATCTTCTATGCTATTAAATTATAATCCAGTCCGCGGGGGCTGAATTTAAAAGCCATATTCCTCGCCTATAAGGATAACGCTTATCCTCTCCTTTTGATGCTGTCCCTCAATGATGGTAAAACAATTACAGAGCCTTCCTGGAGGAAAACAGTGTTCGTCATCACAAATTCCTGTTGCAGCACAGGGAGTCTTGGCATTAAACCTGATACAGTTCATTGGTGCGGCTATGCTATGAACCCTATCAATCCCTTCCTGAATCGTATTAACAATCTTGCTTACACTGCCTATCAATATTACTTTTTTAGGACCAAACAGGGTAGCGGCAACCCTGTTTCCCATACCATCGCAATTGATAATTTGCCCCTTTATGGTTATGGCATTGAAGCTACAGATATAGACATCAGACATGAGCCCTTTTACCCTCATTGCTTCTATTTCTTTCGGGGTTATGTCTTTTTTATATCGATCAAGAAGGGCTACATCCTTTTTCCGAAGCTTATCAACAAGGCCTGTTTCTAATAGGGTCACGGAACCGCCAAGACCCACCAAGGATTTATTCGGAACCATCTTTAATACCTCTTTGCAAGCCTTTTCTTTTGTTTCTACAAACAGCCCATTCATGTATCTCTTTTCAAGGGCTTTACAAACTGCTTTTGCCTTCTTCTCCATTATGATTTCTCTCGG from the Nitrospinota bacterium genome contains:
- a CDS encoding lactate utilization protein, with amino-acid sequence MKSPREIIMEKKAKAVCKALEKRYMNGLFVETKEKACKEVLKMVPNKSLVGLGGSVTLLETGLVDKLRKKDVALLDRYKKDITPKEIEAMRVKGLMSDVYICSFNAITIKGQIINCDGMGNRVAATLFGPKKVILIGSVSKIVNTIQEGIDRVHSIAAPMNCIRFNAKTPCAATGICDDEHCFPPGRLCNCFTIIEGQHQKERISVILIGEEYGF